Genomic window (Methyloterricola oryzae):
TGCATCGGAGAGGCTGGTGTCCGGCGTGATGACGCGATCGATGATGGGTTTCCCGTATTTCGCCTCGCCGGTTTGAAAATACGTCGTGAGTTCCAGATCGGCTTCGATGAAGTTGCCTTCGGCGTAGGTGCGGAACAGCCGCATGGGTTCGCCTTTGATCTGGCCACCCACGATAAAGGACGCATTGAATCCACCGCTGTCCGTGAGGTACTGACCGTCGCGGCGGTCTACCGCGCGCACGGCATCCGCCACCAGGCCGCAAACGTCGAAAAGCGTCCTGGCCGTCCAGATCGTTGGAGTTCCATCCTGCAGTTCGCCTGCCTGTTTCAGCAGGCTGATGACAGCTTGCGTGCCGGCGAGATTGCCCGAACTCAGCAAGACGATCACCCGGTCTCCCGGGCGTTCCAGCACGGTCATCTTGCAAAAGCTCGCGATGTTGTCGACGCCGGCATTGGTTCGCGAGTCGGATGCGAAGACGATACCCTGATTGAGTAGAACACCTACACAGTAGGTCATGGCCTTCCCCTTGAGTTCGGGCGGATTGAACTGGCGATTCAGCGTGTTGATGCGATTGTATTGTTGCAAGCGTCCCTGGCACGCTTTGAAGTTTTGGAGCGCTGACCAGCGATTCCTACGCTTATACCGGCCATTCGTCCGTGCCCGCAGCCACGTTTAGGAATTACAGAATTGCCACGCATTCCCTATTCAAGTGCGCATGCGACGGATAAAAAATCATCCGGTGTGTTACCGTAACTGCATAACGACCTGCATCTTTTCGCGATCTCTCGATGTCGACTGGGAGACTTAGCGTAGCCAAGAGTCCCATCTGCAGAAAGGCGACCGTCAAGGCCGCGTCCCACCTCCGCCTCAGAAACCTTGGAAGCCGACGTGCCCAAGTCCTTATCTGAGCGATGAATTCCCGTTATTACTCGGAGCACCATGTATATTCGAATCGGCTTTGAAATCGACTACTCCTTTCCACAGCCGACCGAGATGATCTTGATGCTCTACACGCATCCGAGCCGCTCGGCCTCATTGATAACGCCGGAGCGCTTGACCAGCTTTCCGCCCATGATCATCGAAGATTTCATCGACGTCTATGGCAACAAGTGCGCACGCGCATTCTGTCCTGGCGGGCGTATACGTTTGAAAAATGACGCCATCGTCGTAGATGGCGGCCTCCCGGACATCCTTTCGCCGGGTGCCAGGCAGCACTCCATTCGCGAACTCCCCACGGATACCATGCTTTACCTGCTGGGTAGTCGCTACTGCGAAATTGAAAAGCTGTCGGACGTCGCCTGGACTCTGTTTGGACAGGTACCGGCGGGTTGGGCGCGTGTGCAAGCGATCTGCCACTGGGTACACAATCACATCACCTTTGCCCACGAATCCGCCCGTTGCGATCGCACAGCGTATGACACCTATCTGGACCAAAGAGGCG
Coding sequences:
- a CDS encoding peptidase; this translates as MQQYNRINTLNRQFNPPELKGKAMTYCVGVLLNQGIVFASDSRTNAGVDNIASFCKMTVLERPGDRVIVLLSSGNLAGTQAVISLLKQAGELQDGTPTIWTARTLFDVCGLVADAVRAVDRRDGQYLTDSGGFNASFIVGGQIKGEPMRLFRTYAEGNFIEADLELTTYFQTGEAKYGKPIIDRVITPDTSLSDAAKCVLVSFDSTMRSNLSVGMPIDLICYQRDSLQIQMRRRFAEGDAYFTELSARWSAGVRDVFSRMPEPDMQV
- a CDS encoding transglutaminase-like domain-containing protein — encoded protein: MYIRIGFEIDYSFPQPTEMILMLYTHPSRSASLITPERLTSFPPMIIEDFIDVYGNKCARAFCPGGRIRLKNDAIVVDGGLPDILSPGARQHSIRELPTDTMLYLLGSRYCEIEKLSDVAWTLFGQVPAGWARVQAICHWVHNHITFAHESARCDRTAYDTYLDQRGVCRDFNHLAITFCRCMGIPARYATGYLGDIHVPLVPPMDFSAWFEVFLGGQWHTFDARNNIPRVGRILMARGRDAADAALTTTFGKHVLEKFDIWTHEVSHLEVVHALKGRGG